In Nocardia sp. NBC_00403, one DNA window encodes the following:
- a CDS encoding LysR family transcriptional regulator, whose product MERHEIEAFLTVADELHFGRAAEQLRMSPSGVSRTIQLVERRLGAALFERTSRRVALTPIGRQLRDDLRPGHDQIKRAVQRATCSGMDMPGSGRRSSRLCRTAIAESLAPS is encoded by the coding sequence ATGGAAAGGCATGAGATCGAGGCATTCCTGACCGTCGCCGACGAATTGCACTTCGGCAGAGCCGCCGAGCAGCTGCGAATGTCACCGAGCGGGGTCAGCAGGACCATCCAGTTGGTGGAGCGCCGCCTCGGCGCGGCGCTGTTCGAACGGACCAGCCGCCGGGTGGCGTTGACTCCGATCGGGCGGCAACTGCGCGATGACCTCCGGCCCGGACACGATCAGATCAAGCGGGCCGTCCAGCGCGCTACCTGCTCGGGTATGGATATGCCGGGGTCAGGAAGGCGGTCGAGCCGTCTGTGTCGTACCGCCATCGCCGAATCGCTCGCCCCATCCTGA
- a CDS encoding FAD-dependent monooxygenase, protein MLAYELRLAGVEVALLDGLPARTGESRAGGIHARTMEILDQRGLLDDLLPQGRRIQAGHFGGLPLDFSDFNTRYPYTLAVLQSVIERELDRRATELGALVQWGSPVVGFHQDATGVEVEVGGPAGPRRIRAAYLVGCDGGRSTVRKLAGIDFAGTDATVTGMIADVELTDPPAQPFFGQRGGAGDFSAVQFEPGGYRLVVQRHDRVLERGAELTFEDFRDNFIELAGTDFGMHSPRWVTHYGDAARQADRYRVGRVFLAGDAAHIHYPAGGQGQNLGVQDAVNLGWKLAATLRGNASDELLDTYETERHPIAARVLHNTRAQTALSRSGPHTDALRDIMSDLIDMDQVRHRLGLMITALDIRYDTKVDHPLAGRRVPDADLTTKGGDTRVHTLLRSRRPVLVVLDGNDVPAIPQWHDRVDIVTAESRTDRWTVPGVGDIATPAAALLRPDGYVAWAADEPTTAELTEALTAWVGAPA, encoded by the coding sequence ATGCTGGCCTACGAACTGCGACTCGCCGGAGTCGAGGTGGCGCTGCTCGACGGACTTCCGGCGCGCACCGGCGAATCCCGGGCGGGCGGCATCCACGCCCGCACCATGGAGATCCTCGACCAGCGCGGCCTGCTCGACGACCTGCTCCCGCAGGGCCGCCGCATCCAGGCCGGACACTTCGGCGGACTACCCCTGGACTTCAGCGACTTCAATACCCGCTACCCCTACACCCTCGCCGTGCTGCAATCGGTGATCGAGCGCGAACTCGATCGGCGCGCAACAGAATTGGGCGCGTTGGTGCAGTGGGGATCGCCGGTCGTCGGATTCCACCAGGACGCGACGGGTGTGGAGGTCGAGGTCGGCGGACCGGCGGGGCCCCGCCGGATTCGCGCCGCCTACCTCGTCGGCTGCGACGGTGGCCGCAGCACGGTCCGCAAGCTCGCAGGCATCGACTTCGCAGGCACCGACGCGACCGTGACCGGCATGATCGCCGACGTCGAACTCACCGATCCGCCCGCGCAGCCCTTCTTCGGTCAGCGCGGCGGTGCGGGCGATTTCTCGGCGGTGCAATTCGAGCCCGGCGGGTACCGGCTGGTCGTGCAACGGCACGACCGTGTCCTCGAGCGCGGCGCCGAGCTGACCTTCGAGGACTTCCGCGACAACTTCATCGAGCTCGCGGGCACCGACTTCGGTATGCACAGCCCGCGCTGGGTGACGCACTACGGCGACGCCGCGCGACAGGCCGACCGCTACCGCGTCGGCCGGGTGTTCCTGGCGGGCGACGCCGCCCACATCCACTACCCGGCCGGCGGCCAGGGCCAGAATCTGGGCGTGCAGGATGCGGTCAACCTCGGCTGGAAGCTCGCTGCGACCCTGCGCGGCAACGCATCCGACGAACTGCTCGACACCTACGAGACCGAGCGCCACCCCATCGCCGCCCGCGTCCTGCACAACACGAGAGCCCAGACGGCACTGTCACGGTCCGGCCCGCATACCGACGCGCTGCGCGACATCATGAGCGACCTGATCGACATGGACCAGGTGCGCCACCGCCTCGGCCTCATGATCACCGCCCTCGATATCCGCTACGACACCAAAGTCGACCATCCACTGGCCGGACGCCGCGTGCCGGACGCCGACCTCACGACCAAGGGCGGCGATACCCGAGTCCACACTCTGTTGCGCTCCCGTCGGCCGGTGCTCGTGGTACTTGACGGAAACGACGTTCCGGCCATACCGCAATGGCACGACCGGGTCGATATCGTCACCGCCGAAAGCCGTACCGATCGCTGGACCGTCCCCGGCGTCGGCGACATTGCGACCCCGGCCGCGGCACTGCTGCGTCCCGACGGCTACGTCGCCTGGGCCGCCGACGAACCCACCACCGCCGAATTGACCGAAGCCCTCACCGCCTGGGTCGGCGCACCGGCCTGA
- a CDS encoding flavodoxin family protein, whose amino-acid sequence MTSYDDLRALFINCTLKRSPEPSNTRGLIDVSARIMEKNGVQVSHIRALDHDIATGVWPDMTEHGWATDEWPQLQRQVMDADILVLAGPIWLGDNSSVTKQVIERLYGNSSILNERGQYAYYGRVGGCLITGNEDGVKHCAMNILYSLQHLGYTIPPQADAGWIGEAGPGPSYLDPGSGGPDNDFTNRNTTFMTWNLLHLARMLKDNGGIPAHGNQRSEWDAGCRFDFENPDYR is encoded by the coding sequence ATGACCAGCTATGACGATCTACGGGCATTGTTCATCAACTGCACACTGAAGCGGTCGCCCGAACCGAGCAACACCCGGGGACTCATCGACGTGAGCGCCCGAATCATGGAGAAGAACGGGGTTCAGGTTTCCCATATTCGCGCCCTCGACCATGACATCGCGACCGGGGTCTGGCCGGACATGACCGAGCACGGGTGGGCCACCGACGAGTGGCCGCAATTGCAGCGGCAGGTGATGGACGCCGACATCCTGGTGCTGGCCGGACCGATCTGGTTGGGCGACAACAGTTCCGTCACCAAACAGGTGATCGAGCGGCTGTACGGCAATTCCTCGATACTCAACGAGCGCGGCCAGTACGCCTACTACGGCCGGGTCGGCGGGTGCCTGATCACCGGTAACGAGGACGGCGTCAAGCACTGCGCGATGAATATCCTCTACAGCCTCCAACATCTCGGCTACACCATTCCACCGCAGGCCGACGCGGGCTGGATCGGCGAAGCGGGACCGGGGCCGTCCTATCTGGATCCCGGTTCAGGCGGTCCCGACAATGACTTCACCAACCGCAATACCACCTTCATGACCTGGAATCTGCTGCACCTTGCCCGCATGCTGAAGGACAACGGCGGCATTCCCGCGCACGGCAATCAGCGCTCCGAGTGGGACGCGGGATGCCGGTTCGACTTCGAGAACCCCGACTACCGCTAG
- a CDS encoding mycothiol transferase: protein MTSADVLADAYGRIQEVVHEAVDGLTEDHLAYRIDPGANSIAWLIWHLTRVQDDHVADVAGAEQVWTAQGWYDRFGLPIDTRTVGYGDRPENVAAIQAPADLLLGYYDAVHEQTLRFVRGITDEDLGRIVDTRWDPPVTLSIRLISVISDDLQHAGQAAYIRGVIERTK, encoded by the coding sequence ATGACGAGTGCCGACGTACTCGCCGATGCTTACGGGCGTATTCAAGAGGTGGTGCACGAGGCGGTGGACGGCCTGACCGAGGACCACCTGGCCTATCGGATCGACCCGGGCGCGAACTCGATCGCCTGGCTTATCTGGCACCTGACACGGGTGCAGGACGATCACGTCGCCGACGTGGCAGGCGCGGAGCAAGTGTGGACCGCGCAGGGCTGGTACGACCGGTTCGGCCTGCCGATCGACACACGCACCGTCGGATACGGCGACCGTCCCGAGAATGTCGCCGCCATCCAAGCCCCTGCCGACCTGCTCCTCGGTTACTACGACGCGGTCCACGAGCAGACCCTGCGGTTCGTCCGAGGTATCACCGATGAGGACCTCGGCCGGATCGTCGACACCAGATGGGACCCGCCGGTCACCCTCAGCATCCGTCTGATCAGCGTGATCTCCGATGATCTGCAGCACGCGGGCCAGGCCGCCTACATTCGCGGAGTGATCGAGCGGACGAAGTAG
- a CDS encoding serine hydrolase domain-containing protein: protein MSDTALSEFVEATATELDIPGVAVGVWVGGKEVFASHGVTSRDNPLPIEADTLFLLGSVSKTFTATALMRLAAEGRIDLDAPVRHYVPELELADERAAAEMTVFNLLNHTAGLGVRLIVETGDGDDALAGYVARMRELDQIAPVGARASYSQAGYNLLGRIIEKVTGLTFEAAVASLVLEPVGLSNTVYAPADVMVRRFAVGHNLGADGTLAVARQWKDTRGNNPGGGLASSVSDQLRWARFQLGDGRAESGFDVLPSDALARMQEPTVALKGSTLGDAFGICWFLRAVDGVRTVGHGGSGNGQFAELLMVPEHAFAITVMSNSGPDDGILFNQAVVRWALKHYLGVIDRQPVPLPHDEVRAREVVGDYDIDVMRLTIDTDGEGLTVAVGIKPEIRAASDTELPPDLPAAGLGLLPDDEYVVTGGGLQGQRGYFTRDEHGAIVGADLAGRLFTRAPDAAQ, encoded by the coding sequence ATGTCTGATACCGCATTGTCCGAATTCGTCGAGGCCACGGCGACCGAGCTGGACATCCCCGGTGTCGCGGTCGGAGTGTGGGTCGGCGGTAAGGAGGTGTTCGCTTCTCATGGCGTGACCAGCCGCGACAATCCACTGCCCATCGAAGCGGACACCCTGTTCCTGCTCGGCTCGGTGTCGAAGACCTTCACCGCGACCGCGCTCATGCGGTTGGCCGCGGAGGGGCGGATCGACCTGGACGCGCCGGTGCGGCACTATGTCCCCGAACTGGAGCTCGCCGACGAGCGGGCTGCGGCGGAGATGACTGTGTTCAATCTGCTCAATCACACTGCGGGACTTGGTGTGCGGCTCATCGTCGAAACCGGTGACGGTGACGACGCGCTTGCCGGGTATGTGGCGCGCATGCGCGAGCTGGATCAGATCGCACCGGTCGGCGCGCGGGCCTCCTACAGCCAGGCGGGATACAACCTGCTCGGGCGGATTATCGAGAAGGTCACCGGTCTCACCTTCGAAGCGGCGGTCGCGTCGCTCGTCCTCGAGCCCGTTGGGCTGTCGAACACTGTCTACGCGCCTGCCGATGTCATGGTTCGGCGGTTCGCGGTCGGTCACAACCTAGGCGCCGACGGCACCCTCGCCGTCGCGCGGCAGTGGAAGGACACCCGCGGCAACAACCCCGGTGGCGGTCTCGCGTCGTCGGTGTCGGATCAACTCCGTTGGGCGCGTTTCCAGCTCGGTGACGGCCGGGCGGAAAGCGGCTTCGATGTGCTGCCCTCCGATGCGCTGGCGCGGATGCAGGAACCGACGGTCGCGTTGAAGGGCAGCACGCTCGGCGACGCGTTCGGCATCTGCTGGTTCCTGCGTGCGGTGGACGGTGTGCGCACCGTCGGGCACGGCGGGTCGGGCAACGGCCAGTTCGCCGAGCTGCTCATGGTTCCCGAACACGCCTTCGCCATCACCGTCATGTCCAACTCGGGACCGGACGACGGCATCCTGTTCAACCAGGCGGTCGTGCGCTGGGCACTGAAGCACTACCTGGGAGTGATCGATCGGCAGCCGGTGCCGCTGCCCCACGACGAGGTGCGAGCACGAGAAGTGGTGGGCGACTACGACATCGATGTCATGCGGCTCACCATCGATACCGATGGCGAGGGGCTGACGGTCGCGGTCGGCATCAAGCCGGAGATCCGCGCGGCATCCGACACCGAGCTCCCTCCGGACCTGCCCGCGGCCGGCCTCGGACTGCTGCCCGACGACGAGTACGTCGTCACCGGCGGCGGGCTCCAGGGTCAGCGCGGTTACTTCACCCGCGACGAACACGGCGCGATCGTCGGGGCCGACCTCGCAGGTCGGCTGTTCACCCGCGCGCCCGACGCCGCCCAGTAG
- the bla gene encoding class A beta-lactamase, whose protein sequence is MRQLNRSAPVRSRIAVLALALLPVLGACESATQGPAPASTVQPPDTRLAGIEQQHQARLGMFTIDTGSGKTVGYRKDERFPMLSTFKTLACAALLREHPLDTGYFDQIIHFTEAEVAAAGGSAVTGPRVESGMSVSELCDAAITKSDNAAGNQLLKLLGGPQALTQFLRTLGDQVTHLDRWEPDLNTAIPGDERDTTTPAALAADYRALTVGDALAEPERRQLTTWLLASTTGATRIRAGLPAEWKTGDKTGTGDYGSANDVAVTWPVGSTAPIVIAVLTTHSDPTAQADSGLVAETTRQVVDMLK, encoded by the coding sequence ATGAGACAGCTCAACAGGAGTGCACCGGTCCGCTCGCGGATTGCCGTGCTGGCGTTGGCGCTGCTGCCAGTGCTCGGCGCATGCGAGTCCGCCACGCAGGGCCCGGCTCCCGCATCCACCGTCCAGCCCCCCGACACCCGGCTGGCAGGCATCGAACAGCAGCACCAGGCCCGGCTCGGGATGTTCACGATCGACACCGGCTCGGGTAAGACCGTCGGGTACCGCAAGGACGAACGGTTTCCGATGTTGTCGACCTTCAAAACACTCGCTTGCGCCGCGCTGCTGCGCGAACATCCGCTCGACACCGGATACTTCGATCAGATCATCCATTTCACCGAAGCAGAGGTCGCGGCCGCCGGCGGTTCGGCGGTCACCGGCCCTCGTGTCGAAAGTGGCATGTCGGTATCGGAGTTGTGCGACGCCGCAATCACCAAGAGCGACAACGCCGCAGGCAACCAGTTGCTGAAATTGCTCGGCGGCCCGCAGGCCCTCACCCAGTTCCTCCGGACCCTCGGCGACCAGGTCACCCATCTCGACCGCTGGGAACCGGACCTCAACACCGCCATACCCGGCGATGAGCGCGACACCACGACCCCCGCCGCACTCGCCGCCGACTATCGGGCGCTGACGGTCGGCGATGCGCTCGCAGAGCCGGAGCGACGACAGCTGACGACCTGGCTGCTCGCCAGTACCACCGGCGCAACCCGCATTCGCGCCGGCCTGCCCGCCGAGTGGAAGACCGGCGACAAAACCGGCACCGGCGATTACGGATCGGCCAACGACGTCGCCGTCACCTGGCCGGTCGGCAGCACGGCGCCGATCGTAATAGCGGTGCTGACAACACATTCCGATCCCACGGCGCAAGCGGACAGTGGTTTGGTCGCCGAGACCACCCGACAGGTCGTCGACATGCTGAAGTGA
- a CDS encoding MerR family transcriptional regulator: MRIGELSTQTGASPRLLRYYEEQGLISADREGNGYRNYGADVPVVVRQIRALLAAGLSTEVIRDILPCAHGSAPQLEPHPDMLALLRRELDALEAKMDCLAETRDILSCYLNATTALRDRC; encoded by the coding sequence ATGCGAATCGGAGAACTGTCCACGCAGACCGGAGCCAGCCCGCGCCTGTTGCGCTATTACGAAGAACAGGGCCTGATTTCGGCCGACAGAGAAGGCAACGGATACCGCAACTACGGTGCAGATGTGCCCGTGGTGGTGCGGCAGATCCGTGCATTGTTGGCGGCCGGGTTGTCGACCGAGGTGATTCGCGACATACTGCCCTGCGCGCACGGGTCCGCACCGCAGCTGGAACCGCATCCCGACATGCTCGCATTGCTGCGCAGGGAACTCGACGCCCTCGAGGCCAAGATGGACTGCCTTGCCGAAACGCGGGACATCCTGTCCTGCTACCTGAATGCGACCACCGCACTGCGCGATCGGTGCTGA
- a CDS encoding TetR/AcrR family transcriptional regulator C-terminal domain-containing protein, whose amino-acid sequence MKLDATAIAEAALGLLDEVGLDGLTMRKVAAALNVQAPALYWHVKNKRELLDAMAQAVFVDAVTGVEAPRQGQSWQDWLIALAGRLRGSMLRYRDGAKVLAGTYISDEAMWRTVELTLRMLEDAGFSKADGGRVFPIMLHYTVGFVIEEQSRTSIEYADANPYEPDRLEQVVDPVRYPRTAQLVADLFAGDVDAEFDYGLRVILAGILATRTVPERS is encoded by the coding sequence ATGAAGCTCGATGCCACAGCCATCGCCGAGGCCGCGCTGGGATTGCTCGATGAGGTCGGCCTCGATGGGTTGACCATGCGTAAGGTGGCCGCGGCACTCAATGTGCAAGCGCCCGCGCTGTATTGGCATGTCAAGAACAAGCGGGAATTGCTGGATGCGATGGCGCAGGCCGTCTTCGTCGATGCCGTCACCGGGGTCGAGGCGCCGCGGCAAGGCCAGAGCTGGCAGGACTGGCTGATCGCGCTGGCCGGGCGGTTGCGCGGGTCGATGCTGCGCTATCGGGACGGCGCAAAGGTCCTGGCAGGCACCTACATCAGCGACGAAGCCATGTGGCGCACGGTGGAATTGACCTTGCGGATGCTCGAAGACGCGGGTTTCTCCAAGGCCGATGGCGGCCGTGTCTTCCCGATCATGCTGCACTACACCGTCGGCTTCGTCATCGAAGAGCAGTCCCGCACCAGCATCGAATACGCCGACGCCAACCCCTACGAGCCCGACCGCCTCGAACAAGTCGTCGACCCCGTTCGCTACCCCCGCACTGCTCAGTTGGTGGCAGACCTCTTCGCCGGCGATGTCGACGCGGAGTTCGATTACGGCCTCCGCGTCATCCTCGCCGGAATCCTCGCTACCCGAACGGTTCCCGAGCGCTCGTAA
- a CDS encoding DUF5933 domain-containing protein: MLIHDAQGRSTSPPERVGLARFQQRRAPAVWCGIVAAISVLVAGQIVAAHIHALGPLTSLFRDYAGTPKSATTPWAGFLLALVGMTTRVRVTALAAAVGLDLVFVTIRTLEGRPFTVGNGPTIVLTLLAVIAALRWTGTRRRTALHTIALGALLILATKVGEIWLDITAWTCPRVLDPYVQLADRALGSPSWLVGHALDVAGPVPLGLVRWVYFELPVAAIVVAIWQLRGVTTGLWPRHHLVRTFLTLGLIGPIFYVVFPVVGPILAFGSWGHGMELANVWPNSVPLVPASVESMPFDDFTPRNCMPSLHTAWALSLFIHSRRGPLWLRWGGAFWLVCTLTATLGLGAHYGIDLVVGAALCLTVESTLRDPDRGWDRARIRLVTFGIGLFAGVLLCIRYLALPMANYPVPFGIAILGAFAALAITFYTTWFAPARGADVQAPAAEHADLEHR; encoded by the coding sequence ATGCTTATTCACGACGCGCAGGGCCGTTCGACCTCACCTCCCGAGCGGGTGGGTCTTGCGCGGTTCCAGCAGCGTCGAGCGCCGGCCGTCTGGTGCGGCATCGTCGCTGCGATATCGGTGCTCGTCGCAGGCCAGATCGTAGCCGCCCATATCCACGCTCTCGGCCCGCTGACCAGCCTTTTCCGCGACTACGCCGGGACACCCAAGTCCGCGACGACACCGTGGGCGGGCTTCCTGCTCGCGCTGGTCGGCATGACCACCCGGGTCCGCGTGACCGCCCTCGCCGCCGCGGTCGGCCTCGACCTGGTCTTCGTGACCATCCGCACGCTGGAGGGTCGACCGTTCACTGTCGGCAATGGCCCGACCATCGTGCTCACGCTACTGGCGGTTATCGCCGCACTGCGGTGGACCGGCACGCGGCGTCGGACGGCACTACACACCATCGCACTCGGCGCGCTGCTCATTCTCGCGACGAAGGTCGGCGAGATCTGGCTGGATATCACCGCATGGACGTGCCCGCGAGTCCTCGATCCCTATGTGCAACTGGCTGATCGTGCACTCGGCAGTCCGTCGTGGCTCGTCGGCCACGCCCTCGACGTGGCGGGACCGGTGCCGTTGGGCCTGGTGCGCTGGGTGTATTTCGAGCTTCCCGTCGCCGCTATCGTCGTGGCCATCTGGCAGCTGCGGGGTGTCACCACAGGTCTGTGGCCGCGGCACCACCTCGTGCGCACGTTCCTGACACTCGGCCTCATCGGCCCGATCTTCTACGTGGTCTTCCCCGTCGTCGGGCCGATCCTCGCATTCGGGTCGTGGGGCCACGGTATGGAACTGGCGAACGTGTGGCCCAATAGCGTTCCGCTGGTGCCGGCTTCGGTCGAATCCATGCCGTTCGACGATTTCACGCCGCGTAATTGCATGCCGTCACTGCACACTGCGTGGGCGCTGTCGCTGTTCATCCACTCCCGGCGCGGACCGCTGTGGCTGCGCTGGGGCGGCGCATTCTGGCTGGTGTGCACCCTGACCGCGACGCTCGGGCTAGGCGCGCACTACGGCATCGACCTCGTCGTCGGCGCCGCGCTGTGCCTGACCGTCGAGTCCACATTGCGCGATCCGGACCGGGGCTGGGATCGCGCGCGGATCCGGCTGGTGACCTTCGGTATCGGCCTGTTCGCGGGGGTGCTGCTGTGCATCCGCTACCTTGCCCTTCCGATGGCGAACTACCCGGTCCCCTTCGGCATCGCGATCCTCGGCGCTTTCGCCGCACTGGCGATCACCTTCTACACAACTTGGTTCGCCCCGGCGCGCGGCGCGGACGTCCAGGCGCCCGCAGCCGAACACGCCGACCTCGAGCATCGCTGA
- a CDS encoding lytic transglycosylase domain-containing protein, with product MPHVKAALAAASCALAIGVAPATATPAQFDATVPHADSTLPSGSAETRVGSSLSPVRAATRLMAMSIVPLYDFWAFDNVVMRESSWDFLAVNPASGAYGLGQALPPQKMATHGADWLFNPVTQIRWTYDYMKKAYGSPAGAWAFWQEHHWY from the coding sequence GTGCCGCACGTCAAAGCTGCCCTCGCAGCGGCCAGCTGCGCGCTCGCCATCGGGGTCGCTCCCGCCACTGCCACACCCGCACAGTTCGATGCCACCGTCCCCCATGCGGATTCCACGTTGCCCTCCGGCTCCGCGGAAACGCGGGTCGGCTCCAGTTTGTCGCCGGTCCGTGCGGCCACCAGACTCATGGCAATGTCGATTGTGCCGCTCTACGATTTCTGGGCCTTCGACAATGTCGTCATGCGCGAAAGCAGTTGGGACTTCTTGGCCGTCAACCCAGCCAGCGGCGCGTACGGGCTCGGCCAGGCCCTGCCGCCGCAAAAGATGGCCACCCACGGCGCCGACTGGCTGTTCAATCCAGTGACCCAAATCCGCTGGACATATGACTACATGAAAAAGGCGTATGGCAGCCCCGCAGGCGCATGGGCATTCTGGCAGGAACATCACTGGTACTGA
- a CDS encoding TetR/AcrR family transcriptional regulator, translated as MVRGSEERTLSDPIRGTRPANRRQLILRAAANLFYEKGYAKVGMGDVAEAVAIGPSALYRHFRGKQDLLATVVGEALNTLDGVLVTATADNLIATVVTAMLENRRVGVLVRRESRQLSVDDRAALRAVTKRIGTRFAELISERRPELDTAAADLLAWCALATGNSLSFHSLSLPEPGFSALIGEVVTTIVDAPIVLSDRSAARTEHLGSLTRQSRREAILAEATRLFAGNGFAGVSMEDIGAGVGISGPSVYNHFPTKSDILVAAMSRGDEWMQMEMNRTFAQAADARDGMFRLLHSYRAFAFEDPDLVQLLVSESMHLPDADRHRARAAQHSYIAEWVHLATQVHPDWDPISARIRVQAVQTMMNDIALMPHLRSRPGVDAALLAIGARLLAISDD; from the coding sequence ATGGTGCGCGGGTCAGAGGAGCGCACGCTCAGCGACCCCATCCGCGGCACCAGGCCCGCGAATCGGCGTCAGCTGATTCTGCGTGCGGCGGCGAATCTCTTCTACGAGAAGGGCTACGCCAAGGTCGGTATGGGCGATGTGGCGGAGGCGGTGGCCATCGGCCCTTCGGCGCTGTACCGGCATTTCCGTGGCAAGCAGGATCTGCTGGCCACCGTCGTCGGCGAAGCGCTGAACACCCTGGACGGTGTGCTGGTGACAGCCACCGCCGACAACCTCATCGCCACGGTGGTGACAGCGATGCTGGAGAACAGGCGGGTCGGTGTGTTGGTGCGCCGCGAATCGCGCCAGTTGTCCGTCGATGATCGCGCGGCGCTACGCGCGGTGACCAAACGCATCGGCACGCGATTCGCCGAGCTGATCAGCGAACGCAGGCCCGAGCTGGATACGGCGGCGGCCGATCTGCTGGCCTGGTGCGCGCTCGCGACCGGCAACAGCCTTTCCTTCCATAGTCTTTCGCTTCCGGAGCCCGGGTTCAGCGCCCTGATCGGGGAAGTCGTTACGACCATCGTCGACGCGCCGATCGTCTTGTCCGATCGGTCCGCCGCGCGCACGGAGCACCTCGGGTCTTTGACCCGGCAATCACGGCGCGAGGCCATCCTGGCCGAGGCAACACGACTCTTCGCAGGCAACGGATTCGCCGGCGTGAGCATGGAGGATATCGGTGCCGGCGTCGGCATCTCCGGCCCCAGCGTCTACAACCATTTCCCGACCAAATCCGACATCCTGGTCGCCGCGATGTCGCGTGGTGACGAATGGATGCAGATGGAGATGAACCGCACGTTCGCACAGGCCGCGGACGCCCGCGACGGCATGTTCCGACTGCTGCACAGCTACCGCGCGTTCGCCTTCGAGGACCCCGACCTGGTCCAGTTGCTCGTCTCGGAATCCATGCACCTACCCGACGCCGACCGACACCGAGCCAGAGCGGCTCAGCACTCCTACATCGCGGAGTGGGTGCACCTGGCAACTCAGGTGCACCCCGACTGGGATCCGATCAGTGCCCGAATCCGGGTGCAGGCCGTGCAGACCATGATGAACGACATCGCGCTGATGCCCCACCTGCGATCCCGCCCCGGTGTCGATGCGGCACTGCTGGCGATCGGCGCTCGGCTGCTCGCGATCTCCGACGACTGA